From the genome of Rhinoderma darwinii isolate aRhiDar2 chromosome 1, aRhiDar2.hap1, whole genome shotgun sequence:
AAGCCGGTAATCTGCATATATCAGCCATTTGATCTCCATGTCATGCAGTGACAGCTGTTGGACACAAAGTCTCCCCAGTGCTGTGAATCATCATAAATGTAAAACATTTGCAGTGTGGGGTGAGATCCTTGTATAACCGCTCCATTTTATTTAAAGCTCTTGACTACTAGAATATTCTCAATATGAGGATGTCCGCTGAGGTTGGGGGCCCGATTCtctgcacccctgccgatcagctgttttgaaggtaccGCAGCGTTCATGTGAGCACTACTTCCACTTCATCGCTCACGCTGctcatgacttgcctaagtagagtcgtgtgttattgaacATTTTACCTATCCTTTCTTTTCCACCCCTTCATCtaagaaaaagacacgtgacaaccgaaggtggatgtgaaatggccacagcagccgtttattaatttacattgcttataaaatgcaattttgatccgaaacattcggataactaattaggaatccaaccagagaattcctcctataattcacatgacccaacatgggtcagaatcataaataacaattaacattaacctaatcagagcaggggaagtccttgaagccattttttatatatgtttgttacctcgagttagccatctgcaaccaccaccaacaatttacctccagccgtaaaccagctcggaggcaccgctcacctctgcagatggctccaaccaccagaagaccacttcaaagggataacaccctatgaagtcttcaaacaatgtaccttttttgggggacgcatacccccgatgcgacccccccaccatttcgtactgaccaacctcaaggactccccccgctaacagcgaaacaggccttgaccaccttaagcctgtgagttcctccacaccaccaccgccctttcaattccttctgctagtgccaggctccacaaatcaatcccaacctcggtcagatgcaccccatcactcctccagtaattcccttctcctgactccaaatccctgtgccgcacacaaatgcccccattcttgcccacaaaacgggacaccgcccgattcacttTAATGCGGGACCTATTAACCCTCTCCACAGACcgagccagccgccaatgcttccttggaactATGTCGGACCACACTATCACTAGGCCAGGATAAGATAcccataaacacaacatatcgtgtttgatatcccgcaccaactcccgaaaagggcgaacccccaaatcattgcccccacgtgcaataccaggacttccggaaccctatccagccgagagtatgtctgaaactctgctaaaacccggctccacaacatacctctaaatcctagccaatgcaaaaccgcatcctgccgcAGAATGCGCATCTGACGGccgtgagggcggacgtccgccctcaatgccccccaatgcacgtaagagtgtccTAACAACCACACAAGGCAAGGGAGCTGATCTGAAACGAAAAAGGACAAGCACACACGCTTTAAACAACAAATAataacatgactcataacaaatgagggcgcacgtatgacctaaatctgttggactcccaacggccaatgcgccgcaccccctcgttgtccaacccccagcgccccgcctcagttgctgcgccaatcctaaaGGAGTGAGATGAGTAAGGGCCAGCCGCGACTccgaccgccgccaagcatttcttaaatactgcaccaaattgatatctggacaaaaatgacccattcTCGTGACGTAGTAACGGCAACTCGGGTGACCCCACCCGTGGTTTAAAAGCACGCatacaagcgaccggacacatcgccgatcccGGGAGGGAAAACAAAACTATGCGCTTTCCTTTGcccatttgatcagtttttgaccgccgcaaccacaactcgagtctatccccatatagacccacctcctccagtctcaacccccctgcccgcttggtactaggtgaaaCCAACTCGCCAATTCGAAGTGCACCAAAAAACGCTAAGGAAAATGCTAACTGAAATAACTCCATCTCAGAAGAAGAACGACAGACAGACCCTAGCGATAAACCCAAAGAAGCGAGGAGAGCAAAAGACACGGGCCGTCTACCATCTGATtcgaccctacctcgacgcagaccctttaaagcttgtcctactaaaaattccttagacacatcccgaaagccccgcaacttaaaaccaa
Proteins encoded in this window:
- the LOC142747971 gene encoding uncharacterized protein LOC142747971, translated to MSEVCMLEQLRAAAAFHGPGWLEETVAELSRMPEAGSSQGDVGGTASSRQERTWRMANWTIFSESRPVVGEVLAVSREAVAVSVQTEAQKDGDRIRLDDRARGEVYVCFEGPLKAHLKQEWEEWVRNLGNVSTDQDRLVALLYWLGDAWEAGFSLAKVNRFVSALAFGFKLRGFRDVSKEFLVGQALKGLRRGRVESDGRRPVSFALLASLGLSLGSVCRSSSEMELFQLAFSLAFFGALRIGELVSPSTKRAGGLRLEEVGLYGDRLELWLRRSKTDQMGKGKRIVLFSLPGSAMCPVACMRAFKPRVGSPELPLLRHENGSFLSRYQFGAVFKKCLAAVGVAAGPYSSHSFRIGAATEAGRWGLDNEGVRRIGRWESNRFRSYVRPHLL